CCGCAGGCGTTGGCCTCTAACGCGACGAGGCCCTGCGTCTCGACCGGACTCGGGAAGCCGAACACGTCGAGCGACGAGTAGAACGCCGGTAGTTCCTCGCGGTCTAAGAAGCCAAGGAATCGTGCATCGACGTCGAGGCCGGCAGCGAGTTCCTCTAACTCGTCACGGGCGGGGCCGTCACCACCCAACACGAGTGTCACGTCGAGGCCCGACGCGGCACGGATGAGTTCGTCGAGATTCTTCTCGTAGCCGTGTCGTCCGGTGTACCCGACGAGTGGGCCGTCTCCGAGGTCGTATCGCTGTCGGAACCCGTCGCCGTCGGCTGGCGCAAACTGCTCGATGTCGATGCCGTTCGAGAGGACGACGATTTCGGCGTCGACACCGACTTCGCTGATGAGACGCCGCTTTGCGTCGTCGCTGGGGACGATGACTGCGTCGGCACGGTCGAAGAACCACCGTTCGTAACGTTCGGCGGTTCGTTCGACACCGCGTTCGATGGCACCGACCGAACTGAGATACTCGGCGTACTCGCTCGTCGGCGTGTGGTAGGTTGCGACGAACGGTAGGTCGCGCCGGCGTGCGAGTCGAAGGCCTGCCAAGCCGAGGCCGAACGGTGTGTGGGCGTGGACGAGGTCGGCGTCTTCGACGGCGTCTGGGATGCGCGGGACGCCGACTCGCATGCCTTCGTAGAACGGGAACGGGAGGCTCCGAACGGGGAACTCACCCGACTCGGGCGTGTACTCGTCGTCTTTCGGGAAGACGACATCCATGCGGCCGCCGCGGCGGTGCCACCGCTCGCGCCACGTCTGAATCGTGTACGTGACGCCGTTGACGGTCGGCAGGTACGTGTCGGTGAAGGCGGCGACCGACTGCATAGCGGGTGCTGTGAGGCGAATGGGATAAACTGTTGTGACTTTCCGCTGGCGTGTGAGCCTGTCGCGAAGAACGGTCGAGTGCCGGCTGTCGTCGGCTCAGTTGGCGAGCGCGCCGGAGAGCACGTCTTCGTACGTCTCGACGAGTCGGTCGCCGACGCGGTCGAGACTGTGTTCTGCGGCCGTCTGTTTCGCGTTCTCGCCGAGTCTGCGGCGGAGGTCGGCGTCTTGTCCGAGCAGTTCGAGCGCGCGACGGAACTCTTCGTCGGTCGAACACTTCAGGCAGTCGTAGCCGTGGGTGTAGAACTCTTCGAACACGGGGATATCACGGAGGACGACGGCCTTTCCACAGGCCATCGCTTCGAGGACAGCGATGCCCTGATTCTCGTTCTTCGTGGGGAAGAGGTAGACGTCGCCTGCGCCGAACGCGCCGCGGATGTCGTCTATCCAGCCGGTGAAGGTGACGTTCTCCGGTGGGTTCTCGACCCAGTATTTGACTTTCTTCGAGGCGTGCGGTCCGGTGTCGTACGGGCCGAACCACGCGAAGTCGTAGTCGGTCTGTTTGGCGACTTCACAGAACGTCGTCAGTCCCTTTCGCTCGAAGACGTTGCCCACTGCGAAGACGGTCATCCCGTCGAGGTCGTACTTCTCTCGGTACTCGTCACGGAACGCTTCGAACCCGTCGAGTGACTCGGCATCGACCCCGTTCGAGATAGGGCGAATCGGCGCGTCGACTGGGTAGGATTCGAGGACCTGCTTTGTGTACTCGGAGGGACAGAGAACCACGTCTGCTTGCGAGTAGAACCACTTGAGGTACTTCCCGAGGGCCGGTGCGATGGCGGTCGACCCACGGAAACTCTCGGCGAAGTCCTCTCGGGTGACGTGCGAGTGGAGGACGAGGGGGATATCGTTTCGCTTCGCGTGTCTCGCGACGGCGACTGACCCCGGTCCGATGAGGTTGCAGTGGGCGACGTCGTAGTCGCGGAAGACGCAGTCGCCACGCGCGACGCTGGCAGCAGCAGAGAGCGGGGAGTCGGGCCACGGGGACGTGACGACGTCTACGTCGGTCGTCGCCAGTGCCGCCCGCTGTTGGTCGGTGGAGGTCCCGATACCGCTCCGTTCGAGTTGCGAGGCGAACTCGAGATAGTTCAGTACGCGCACGCTCGCCGTTTCTTCCGGACGGGATTTGACCCTACCGGCTTCGCGGTCACTCGGTTCGCTCCGATGGTTCGGAACGCCTATGTCTCGGCCACTCTCCCGACTTACCATGAGCATCGCGGAGGAGCGAATCGACCGACTCCACCACCTGGCGCGCGAGGCGGCCTCCGACCGAGACCACGACCTAGCACGTGAGTACGTTCGCCTCGCACGTCGCGTCGCAGAGCGGAATCGCTGTGGCCTCCCGAAGGAGTTTCGGCGGTTCACCTGTGACGAGTGCGATGCGTATCTCATTCCGGGAGTCAACGCCCGCGTCCGGACGCAGTCAGGCGGCCACGTCGTCGTTCGGTGTGACTGCGGCGCGACGAAACGCTATCCGTACTGACGCCCCAAGTGCCGCTGTGCCGTGGGTGAAGCCCCCACGCAGCGCCCAAAGCCTTACTATTGAAGGGCCCTCGCACATAGTAGAGTCCACGCATGAATACGCAGGACCTCCGAAAGCAAGCTCACGACCTCGACGTGACCGTCTGGGTCGGCAAAAGTGGCATCGAGGCAGTCGTCGGCGAACTGAACGACCAACTCGGCGAACGAAACCTCGTCAAGGCGAAGTTCCTCCGCGCCTCCCTCGGCGGAACGACCATCGACGAGGCAGCAGCAGACCTCGCAGAGCGAGTGAACGCTGAACTGATAGAGACACGGGGGAAAACGGCGGTTTTCCACAGATGAACCTGTTTGCACTTCCGCTCCAGCTACAGGGTGACGGTGGT
The genomic region above belongs to Haloferax marinisediminis and contains:
- a CDS encoding glycosyltransferase family 4 protein, which codes for MQSVAAFTDTYLPTVNGVTYTIQTWRERWHRRGGRMDVVFPKDDEYTPESGEFPVRSLPFPFYEGMRVGVPRIPDAVEDADLVHAHTPFGLGLAGLRLARRRDLPFVATYHTPTSEYAEYLSSVGAIERGVERTAERYERWFFDRADAVIVPSDDAKRRLISEVGVDAEIVVLSNGIDIEQFAPADGDGFRQRYDLGDGPLVGYTGRHGYEKNLDELIRAASGLDVTLVLGGDGPARDELEELAAGLDVDARFLGFLDREELPAFYSSLDVFGFPSPVETQGLVALEANACGTPVVGVNEGALEDTVVDGRTGYHYESGDLDGFKRGIEQALAEREELSARCLERRDEVSVEHSVDRLAALYDRLGSQ
- a CDS encoding glycosyltransferase family 4 protein; amino-acid sequence: MRVLNYLEFASQLERSGIGTSTDQQRAALATTDVDVVTSPWPDSPLSAAASVARGDCVFRDYDVAHCNLIGPGSVAVARHAKRNDIPLVLHSHVTREDFAESFRGSTAIAPALGKYLKWFYSQADVVLCPSEYTKQVLESYPVDAPIRPISNGVDAESLDGFEAFRDEYREKYDLDGMTVFAVGNVFERKGLTTFCEVAKQTDYDFAWFGPYDTGPHASKKVKYWVENPPENVTFTGWIDDIRGAFGAGDVYLFPTKNENQGIAVLEAMACGKAVVLRDIPVFEEFYTHGYDCLKCSTDEEFRRALELLGQDADLRRRLGENAKQTAAEHSLDRVGDRLVETYEDVLSGALAN
- a CDS encoding ribonuclease P protein component 4 → MSIAEERIDRLHHLAREAASDRDHDLAREYVRLARRVAERNRCGLPKEFRRFTCDECDAYLIPGVNARVRTQSGGHVVVRCDCGATKRYPY
- a CDS encoding YhbY family RNA-binding protein encodes the protein MNTQDLRKQAHDLDVTVWVGKSGIEAVVGELNDQLGERNLVKAKFLRASLGGTTIDEAAADLAERVNAELIETRGKTAVFHR